In a single window of the Hoyosella subflava DQS3-9A1 genome:
- a CDS encoding glycoside hydrolase family 13 protein: MTDPNWWRQAAVYQIYPRSFADSDGDGLGDIKGITSRVPYLKNLGVDAVWLSPFYPSELADGGYDVADYRNVDPRLGSLEDFDEMVAALHSAGIKIIVDIVPNHTSDQHEWFQEALQAPAGSAARDRYIFRDGEGPDGSLPPTDWQSVFGGPAWHQTPDGQWYLHLFAPEQPDLNWDNPEVREDFIKTLRFWSDRGVDGFRIDVAHALTKDLSEPLPTWDELRHLMHEHLPLDGTHPFWDRDEVHEIYAEWRKVFNEYEPPRTAVAEAWVPRPRRPRYASAEGLGQAFNFDLLEAAWDAEEFRDVIDDNLKLSAESGASSTWVLSNHDVVRHATRYGLPQDSETKNGKSWLMTDGQEPELDSELGVRRARAAALLLLALPGSTYMYQGEELGLHEVGDLPEEVMQDPAFFRNRGIEKGRDGCRVPLPWTPDGPSYGFGPGHAHLPQPEWFADAAASVQEADPSSTLALYRSALEARHKMQTDESLDWVATDKPAVLHFTRPGGWHSITNFSSEAVPLPEGTVVVASAPTNGGLPPNATAWVQESE; this comes from the coding sequence ATGACCGATCCCAATTGGTGGCGTCAAGCCGCCGTATATCAGATCTACCCGCGCAGTTTCGCTGACTCTGACGGCGACGGCCTGGGCGACATCAAGGGCATCACTTCACGGGTGCCCTACCTGAAAAATCTCGGTGTCGATGCGGTGTGGCTGAGCCCGTTTTACCCGTCGGAGCTTGCCGACGGTGGATATGACGTAGCGGACTATCGCAATGTCGATCCGCGCCTCGGTTCCCTAGAGGACTTCGACGAGATGGTCGCGGCGCTCCATAGTGCGGGAATCAAGATCATTGTCGACATTGTCCCTAACCACACCTCTGACCAGCACGAGTGGTTCCAGGAAGCATTGCAGGCGCCCGCAGGCTCGGCCGCGCGCGATCGCTACATTTTCCGTGATGGGGAAGGTCCGGACGGATCCCTGCCGCCCACGGATTGGCAGTCGGTTTTCGGCGGGCCGGCGTGGCACCAGACGCCCGACGGGCAGTGGTACCTCCACCTGTTCGCACCCGAGCAGCCAGACTTGAACTGGGACAATCCCGAAGTGCGTGAGGACTTCATCAAGACTCTCCGCTTCTGGTCCGATCGCGGTGTTGATGGCTTCCGGATCGACGTGGCCCACGCGCTCACGAAGGACCTTTCGGAGCCGCTGCCGACGTGGGACGAACTCCGTCATCTGATGCATGAACACCTTCCGCTAGACGGCACACATCCGTTCTGGGACCGCGACGAGGTCCACGAGATCTATGCGGAATGGCGCAAGGTTTTCAACGAGTATGAACCGCCCCGGACCGCGGTCGCGGAAGCGTGGGTGCCTAGGCCGCGCCGCCCGCGCTATGCCAGTGCGGAGGGGCTTGGTCAGGCATTCAACTTCGACCTGCTTGAAGCAGCGTGGGACGCAGAAGAGTTCCGGGACGTCATTGACGACAACTTGAAGCTGTCCGCCGAGTCCGGCGCATCGTCAACGTGGGTCCTGTCGAACCACGATGTAGTTCGCCACGCCACCAGGTATGGGCTACCGCAGGACAGTGAAACGAAGAACGGTAAGTCGTGGCTCATGACCGACGGTCAGGAGCCGGAACTCGACAGTGAACTCGGTGTGCGCCGGGCTCGCGCGGCAGCGTTGCTTCTGCTCGCACTACCCGGGTCGACCTACATGTACCAGGGCGAGGAACTCGGCCTCCATGAGGTCGGCGACCTTCCCGAAGAGGTCATGCAGGACCCCGCGTTCTTCCGTAACCGCGGCATCGAGAAGGGCCGCGACGGATGCCGCGTGCCGCTGCCCTGGACACCTGACGGCCCGTCCTACGGTTTCGGACCGGGACATGCGCATCTTCCCCAGCCGGAGTGGTTCGCTGATGCGGCCGCGTCGGTCCAGGAAGCGGACCCGAGTTCCACCCTTGCTCTCTATCGGTCCGCGCTCGAAGCGCGGCACAAAATGCAGACCGACGAATCGCTCGACTGGGTAGCCACAGACAAACCCGCCGTGCTGCACTTCACCCGCCCTGGCGGGTGGCACAGCATCACGAACTTCAGCTCTGAAGCAGTACCGCTTCCGGAGGGCACGGTTGTGGTGGCGAGTGCGCCGACAAACGGCGGGCTGCCGCCGAACGCGACGGCGTGGGTCCAAGAATCTGAGTGA
- a CDS encoding class I SAM-dependent methyltransferase, producing MTTSAAVTEAFTERVFRSVLGAAETQAIYLGMSLGYYTALSDGESLTAAELARRTETAPRYAREWLEHQAVCGYVHVDDVSADQEERRFTLPPEHAEVLARESSLNYIAPFSQLFAATSQRLEDLVHAYRTGTGVSWEQFGTDAREGQAAANRPLFLGPLGKEYLPSIPSIEQALRAGGTVADIGCGYGWSSIGIAKAYPDATVDGIDTDIASIVKARAVAESYGVSDRVSFSATMPGPDRSAQYDLVCAFECIHDMSDPVSVLREMRRLVRPDGTVLVMDERVAHEFTAPGDEVEQLMYGYSLLCCLPDGLSHEHSVGTGTVMRPATLDKYARQAGFSGIEIYDIENDFFRFYRLVQS from the coding sequence ATGACAACTTCAGCAGCGGTAACCGAGGCGTTTACGGAACGCGTTTTCCGCTCAGTGCTCGGAGCCGCGGAGACGCAAGCCATCTACCTCGGAATGTCACTTGGCTACTACACAGCGCTGAGTGACGGTGAATCGCTCACCGCCGCAGAGCTGGCTCGCCGCACCGAGACGGCGCCCCGCTACGCGAGGGAGTGGCTAGAACACCAGGCGGTGTGCGGCTACGTACACGTTGACGACGTCAGCGCGGACCAAGAGGAACGCCGGTTCACGCTTCCGCCGGAGCACGCGGAGGTCCTCGCGCGTGAAAGTTCGCTGAACTACATCGCGCCCTTCAGCCAGCTTTTCGCAGCTACCAGTCAGCGGCTCGAAGACCTGGTCCACGCCTACCGCACCGGAACTGGTGTGAGTTGGGAACAGTTCGGAACGGACGCACGCGAGGGCCAGGCGGCCGCCAACAGGCCCCTGTTCCTCGGCCCATTGGGTAAGGAATACTTGCCGTCGATTCCCAGCATCGAACAGGCGCTCCGTGCAGGCGGGACCGTCGCCGACATCGGGTGCGGGTACGGATGGTCCTCCATTGGAATCGCAAAAGCCTACCCAGATGCCACTGTCGACGGCATTGACACCGATATTGCGTCGATAGTGAAAGCCCGTGCCGTCGCGGAGTCCTACGGAGTCTCGGACAGGGTGTCGTTCTCCGCGACGATGCCGGGCCCTGACCGCAGCGCCCAGTACGACCTCGTATGCGCGTTCGAATGCATCCACGACATGTCCGACCCAGTTTCAGTGCTGCGGGAGATGCGGCGTCTTGTGCGTCCAGACGGGACAGTGCTGGTCATGGACGAGCGCGTGGCGCACGAATTCACCGCACCGGGAGACGAAGTCGAGCAGTTGATGTACGGATACAGTCTGCTGTGCTGTCTTCCAGACGGGCTTTCCCATGAGCACTCGGTTGGTACGGGAACCGTGATGCGTCCGGCCACGCTGGACAAGTACGCACGTCAGGCGGGGTTCAGTGGGATAGAGATCTACGACATCGAGAATGACTTCTTCCGGTTCTACCGACTCGTTCAGTCGTGA
- a CDS encoding ROK family transcriptional regulator produces MKELLSVVPGATAGEILALLRRRGPLTRSDIGRLTGHSRTAVTARVDQLLASGLVVERADGASTGGRPPVRLELNADGGVVLAGALGASRTIVAVCDLGGKPLAEAELMVDLTDGPDAVLGAAVARFERLLTDNGFSRENVRGIGLSVPGAIDVVTGRSVSPPVQQGWGDVPFPDYFTAKFPVPITVDNDVNALALEQRRRHPEVDDLIIIKASTGIGAGLICRGSLIRGAVGAAGEIGHIKVSNGGGALCRCGGIDCLEAVASGWALAPRMAAAGLPVTRTLDIADLARAGDPTAVRMIREAGRHIGEVAAGLINLLNPELLFVDGDLAYAAEPLIAGMREVIYQRATAMATRKLRIEASDLHGQGSVAACATMILDDIFSPRAVDSLLAAA; encoded by the coding sequence GTGAAGGAGCTGCTGTCCGTAGTGCCGGGCGCGACCGCGGGCGAGATCCTGGCGCTTCTGCGCAGACGTGGCCCCCTGACGCGCAGCGATATCGGCCGCCTCACCGGGCACTCCCGGACCGCCGTGACTGCGAGGGTTGATCAGTTGCTCGCCAGCGGGCTCGTTGTCGAGCGCGCGGACGGAGCCTCCACTGGCGGGCGTCCGCCGGTACGCCTTGAACTTAACGCTGACGGCGGCGTCGTCCTCGCAGGTGCGCTCGGTGCCAGCCGCACGATCGTCGCGGTTTGCGACCTCGGAGGGAAGCCCCTCGCGGAAGCTGAACTCATGGTGGACCTCACCGACGGTCCCGATGCGGTTCTTGGTGCAGCGGTCGCCCGATTCGAACGGTTACTGACCGACAACGGGTTCAGTAGAGAAAACGTACGGGGAATCGGGCTGAGCGTGCCCGGCGCGATCGACGTGGTCACCGGCCGGAGCGTGAGCCCGCCCGTCCAGCAAGGGTGGGGCGACGTGCCCTTCCCAGATTACTTCACGGCCAAATTCCCGGTGCCGATCACTGTCGACAACGATGTCAACGCTTTGGCGCTCGAGCAGCGGCGCCGCCACCCTGAGGTCGACGATCTGATCATCATCAAAGCCTCCACGGGCATCGGTGCGGGCCTGATTTGCCGTGGGTCACTCATTCGAGGTGCGGTGGGCGCGGCGGGCGAAATCGGCCACATCAAGGTCAGCAATGGCGGTGGAGCGCTCTGTCGATGCGGAGGCATCGACTGTCTCGAAGCGGTCGCGTCCGGGTGGGCGCTCGCACCGAGAATGGCAGCTGCGGGGCTTCCGGTGACTCGCACCCTTGATATCGCGGACCTCGCGCGTGCGGGGGACCCGACGGCGGTGCGAATGATCCGTGAGGCAGGCCGTCATATCGGTGAGGTCGCTGCAGGTCTGATCAATCTCCTCAATCCAGAACTGCTCTTCGTTGACGGGGACCTTGCGTATGCGGCCGAGCCCCTAATCGCGGGCATGCGCGAAGTCATTTACCAGCGTGCGACCGCGATGGCCACGCGGAAACTGCGCATCGAGGCAAGCGATCTGCACGGTCAGGGTTCCGTGGCGGCATGCGCGACGATGATCCTCGACGACATTTTCTCACCGCGTGCGGTCGATTCGCTGCTAGCCGCCGCGTAG
- the zwf gene encoding glucose-6-phosphate dehydrogenase: MLTTQQVDTCDIVVFGGTGDLAMRKLIPSLYQRDRDGQLTSDSRIIAVSRAGLDGPGYRDKVAAELPHFLPKDTYDSETVDAFLTRLHHVTLDVTSAEPWEELAALLTAVEDRVRVYYLASAPKLFGGICHRLQDNGLVSPQSRVVLEKPIGTDLASAQQINDEVGAVFSEEQIFRIDHYLGKETVQNLLVLRFANTLLEPMWRSAAIDHVQITVSETVGVGNRIGYYDGSGALRDMVQNHMLQLLCLVAMEPPNHYDRDSVRDEKLKVLQALKPLTGHNVHRNTVRGQYAPGSIDGQSVPGYSEELEGQASNTETYVALKAEVNSWRWAGVPFYLRTGKRLDRRASEIVVQFKSVPHSIFPAIDDEMIPPNRLVIRLQPDEAVRLHLVTKAPGPGGLRLREVPLNLSFAETFDERLPDAYERLLMDVVRGNPMLFMRRDEVEAAWEWAEPILTAWQESQHLPKRYASGSHGPAAATALIERDGRTWNDEE, translated from the coding sequence ATGCTCACCACGCAACAGGTCGACACGTGCGACATCGTCGTATTCGGCGGCACCGGTGACCTGGCGATGCGCAAGCTCATCCCGTCGCTCTACCAGCGCGATCGCGATGGCCAGCTCACCAGCGACTCACGAATCATCGCCGTGTCCCGCGCGGGTCTTGACGGCCCGGGATACCGGGACAAGGTTGCCGCTGAGCTGCCGCACTTCCTGCCGAAAGACACCTACGACAGCGAGACCGTCGACGCCTTCCTGACGCGGCTTCATCACGTCACACTCGACGTCACGTCCGCGGAGCCGTGGGAAGAGCTCGCCGCTCTCCTCACCGCAGTAGAGGACCGCGTCCGCGTGTACTACCTCGCGAGTGCCCCAAAACTCTTCGGTGGCATCTGCCACCGGCTGCAAGACAACGGACTGGTCAGCCCCCAGTCCCGGGTCGTGCTCGAAAAGCCCATCGGCACAGACCTCGCCTCGGCTCAGCAGATCAACGACGAGGTGGGTGCCGTTTTCTCGGAAGAGCAGATCTTCCGCATCGACCACTACCTGGGTAAGGAAACCGTCCAGAACCTGCTGGTTCTGAGGTTCGCGAACACCCTGCTCGAACCAATGTGGCGCTCGGCCGCAATCGACCACGTTCAGATCACCGTGAGCGAAACAGTTGGCGTGGGGAACCGCATCGGCTACTACGACGGTTCCGGCGCGCTTCGCGACATGGTGCAGAACCACATGCTGCAGCTACTCTGCCTAGTTGCGATGGAACCGCCGAACCACTATGACCGTGACTCTGTACGCGACGAAAAGCTGAAGGTCCTACAGGCGCTCAAGCCTCTGACCGGGCACAATGTTCACCGCAATACAGTGCGCGGGCAGTACGCCCCCGGCAGCATCGACGGCCAGTCCGTCCCCGGCTACTCCGAGGAACTCGAAGGGCAGGCCAGCAACACGGAAACATATGTCGCCCTGAAAGCCGAGGTCAACAGCTGGCGCTGGGCGGGCGTGCCGTTCTATCTTCGCACCGGGAAACGCCTTGACCGTCGCGCCTCCGAAATCGTCGTGCAGTTCAAATCGGTACCGCATTCGATCTTCCCCGCCATTGATGACGAGATGATCCCACCGAACCGCCTGGTCATCCGACTGCAGCCGGATGAAGCCGTCCGCCTGCACCTTGTCACCAAAGCTCCTGGCCCAGGTGGATTGCGGCTGCGCGAAGTACCTCTGAATCTGAGCTTCGCTGAAACCTTCGACGAGCGGCTGCCCGACGCGTACGAACGCCTGCTCATGGATGTTGTGCGTGGTAACCCCATGCTCTTCATGCGCCGCGACGAGGTGGAAGCGGCATGGGAATGGGCAGAGCCCATCCTCACCGCCTGGCAAGAATCACAGCACCTGCCCAAGCGCTACGCCTCCGGCAGCCACGGCCCGGCTGCCGCCACCGCTCTGATCGAGCGGGACGGCCGTACCTGGAACGACGAGGAATGA
- a CDS encoding PQQ-dependent sugar dehydrogenase, which translates to MRVIRWAAAAVSAAVLAGCAQDPSPSRSVPVDNNASAVSIVAAELQVPWDVAFLPNGDALVTERDSGRVLLIDDSGTPTEVLQLDGVENRGEGGLMGIAVSPEFADTAQVFIYYTTEAENRIVRFTFSDDALTDPQPILTGIPSGTIHNGGALAFGPEGYLYAATGDAGRQQLAQDVDSLGGKILRLTTDGRPAPDNPFPDSAVLSYGHRNIQGLAFDSRDQLWASEFGASSWDELNLIVPAGNYGWPEIEGIGGDDRFIDPVEVWRPAEASPAGLAIIDDVVYMAALRGNRLWELPIDNGATGDARASLGEFGRLRAAVAAPDGSLWVTTSNRDGRGQPRPDDDQILRVEVP; encoded by the coding sequence GTGCGCGTGATTCGCTGGGCTGCGGCAGCGGTGTCCGCAGCTGTCCTGGCCGGTTGCGCGCAAGACCCGTCGCCCTCGAGGTCTGTTCCAGTTGACAATAACGCCTCTGCGGTCTCCATCGTGGCGGCAGAGCTACAGGTCCCCTGGGATGTCGCATTTCTGCCCAACGGTGATGCGCTGGTGACTGAACGCGACAGCGGACGTGTGCTTCTCATCGACGACTCGGGCACTCCCACCGAGGTACTTCAGCTCGACGGCGTCGAAAATCGGGGTGAAGGTGGCCTCATGGGAATAGCCGTATCCCCCGAGTTCGCCGACACCGCGCAGGTTTTCATTTACTACACCACTGAGGCGGAGAACCGCATTGTGCGTTTCACGTTCAGCGACGACGCTCTCACGGACCCCCAGCCGATCCTGACAGGCATTCCGTCGGGCACCATCCACAACGGAGGTGCGCTTGCCTTCGGCCCTGAGGGCTACCTTTACGCGGCGACCGGAGATGCTGGGCGACAGCAACTCGCGCAAGACGTCGATTCACTCGGCGGCAAAATCCTGCGACTCACCACAGACGGGCGACCGGCACCCGACAATCCGTTCCCCGATTCGGCGGTCCTCAGTTACGGGCACCGGAACATTCAGGGTCTGGCGTTCGACTCCCGTGATCAGTTGTGGGCGTCAGAATTCGGTGCTTCTAGCTGGGATGAACTCAACCTGATCGTCCCCGCTGGGAACTACGGATGGCCTGAGATCGAAGGCATCGGTGGCGATGACCGCTTCATCGACCCCGTCGAAGTGTGGCGGCCGGCCGAGGCATCCCCGGCAGGCCTGGCCATCATCGATGACGTCGTGTACATGGCTGCCCTGCGCGGCAATCGGCTATGGGAGCTCCCGATCGATAACGGCGCGACTGGTGACGCCCGAGCGTCGCTCGGGGAATTCGGACGCTTGCGGGCTGCGGTCGCTGCACCCGATGGCAGCCTGTGGGTAACGACGAGCAACCGTGACGGGCGCGGGCAGCCACGCCCGGACGACGACCAGATTCTGAGGGTCGAAGTTCCCTAG
- the tdh gene encoding L-threonine 3-dehydrogenase, translated as MRALVKHPDEHGLRLEDVPIPVPGPDDVLIRVHTTGICGTDLHIYRWDPWAQRTIPAPMTIGHEFAGHIAALGSNVSGFVEGELVSAEGHVVCGCCRNCLAGKRRRCRAPRGLGVNFPGAFADYVLIPKSNVWRHTGRVDPEIAALFDPFGNAVHTALKFPMVGEDVLITGAGPIGLMATAVARHAGARKIVVTDLNPLRLQLALRMGATRVVDVRSEKLSDVKADLGMREGFDVALEFSGSPKALEQILAHTIHGANIAILGLPSEPFAIDWSVVVVNMLNLKGIYGREIFETWYKMGVLIEAGIDISPIITHRFSADRYRDAFASLEEAGAAKAMMTWT; from the coding sequence ATGAGGGCCCTGGTCAAGCACCCGGACGAGCACGGTCTTCGCCTCGAAGACGTACCAATCCCTGTGCCAGGTCCAGATGACGTCCTCATCCGGGTTCATACGACCGGCATCTGCGGGACTGACTTGCACATTTACCGGTGGGATCCGTGGGCGCAGCGCACGATCCCCGCGCCCATGACGATAGGGCATGAATTCGCGGGTCATATCGCGGCATTGGGCTCCAACGTATCGGGCTTCGTCGAGGGCGAACTTGTCAGCGCCGAAGGTCACGTGGTGTGCGGCTGTTGCCGAAACTGTCTTGCGGGCAAGCGGCGGCGGTGCAGGGCACCGAGAGGGCTGGGGGTGAACTTTCCCGGCGCTTTCGCGGATTATGTCTTAATTCCCAAGTCGAATGTGTGGCGACATACTGGTCGCGTCGACCCTGAGATCGCAGCGTTGTTCGATCCGTTCGGCAACGCAGTCCACACCGCCCTCAAATTCCCGATGGTGGGGGAGGACGTTTTGATCACGGGGGCGGGACCGATTGGTTTGATGGCGACCGCTGTCGCCAGACACGCCGGTGCCCGAAAGATCGTGGTTACCGACCTCAACCCGCTGCGTCTTCAGCTTGCGCTTCGGATGGGTGCAACCCGCGTGGTCGATGTGCGGTCGGAAAAATTGAGCGATGTCAAGGCTGACCTCGGTATGCGGGAAGGTTTTGATGTTGCGCTGGAGTTCTCTGGGAGCCCGAAAGCTCTGGAGCAGATCCTTGCTCACACCATCCACGGGGCAAACATCGCGATCCTCGGCTTGCCGTCCGAACCGTTTGCCATCGACTGGAGCGTGGTTGTTGTCAACATGCTCAATCTCAAAGGAATCTACGGGCGTGAGATCTTTGAGACCTGGTACAAAATGGGCGTTCTCATTGAAGCGGGGATCGACATCTCTCCGATCATTACCCACCGCTTCTCTGCCGATCGCTATCGTGACGCCTTCGCTTCTCTTGAGGAGGCGGGAGCGGCCAAGGCTATGATGACCTGGACCTAG
- a CDS encoding LacI family DNA-binding transcriptional regulator, whose protein sequence is MNAPRVTLADVALRAGVSRSTASFVMTGRAADMRISEAAQRKVLEAAADLGYRPNLTARSLRTNKTHTIGLISDTIATTPFAGEVIHGALDAALAHGHLLFVAETAGNEAVEADLISEMLDRQVDGIIYATMFTRYQKAPAVLSKVQSVLINCLDPTSSSPRIVPDEYQGGRTAARALTNAGHLHGIYVIGGRHDIPKTPGGLYAGVNRMRGVEDELRTYGTEVALSYECEYEPAFGYQATIELLSDGHRPRALLCLNDRLAFGAYQALGERGMRVPDDVSVVSFDASDLASWLRPSLTSVALPHYELGRIAVTTLLDAPAGKGGESNDVLVPMPLHEGDSIATVTSAGQIQE, encoded by the coding sequence ATGAACGCACCCCGAGTGACACTCGCTGACGTCGCCCTCAGAGCTGGGGTTTCACGCTCCACGGCGTCGTTCGTGATGACCGGGCGCGCGGCCGACATGCGAATCTCAGAGGCAGCACAACGAAAAGTCCTCGAGGCCGCCGCCGATCTCGGGTACCGCCCGAACCTCACCGCACGCAGCCTCCGCACGAACAAAACGCACACCATCGGTCTGATCTCGGACACCATCGCCACCACTCCCTTCGCTGGTGAAGTCATTCATGGCGCGCTTGATGCGGCACTCGCGCACGGCCATCTGCTCTTCGTCGCAGAAACCGCTGGTAACGAGGCAGTGGAAGCCGACCTGATCTCGGAAATGCTCGATCGGCAAGTAGACGGGATTATTTACGCGACGATGTTCACGCGCTACCAGAAGGCGCCCGCAGTGCTGTCGAAGGTGCAATCGGTCCTCATCAACTGCCTGGATCCGACGTCCAGCTCCCCCCGAATAGTCCCGGACGAATATCAAGGAGGCCGCACTGCAGCGCGGGCTCTGACCAATGCCGGCCACCTGCACGGCATATACGTCATCGGTGGGCGGCACGACATCCCTAAGACCCCCGGTGGCCTCTACGCAGGCGTGAATCGTATGCGCGGCGTGGAAGACGAACTACGCACGTACGGCACCGAAGTCGCTCTGTCGTATGAATGCGAGTACGAACCCGCGTTTGGTTACCAGGCCACAATCGAACTTCTCAGCGACGGCCATCGGCCGCGAGCACTCCTATGCCTGAATGACCGCCTCGCCTTTGGCGCCTACCAGGCACTCGGAGAGCGCGGCATGCGTGTGCCTGATGATGTTTCCGTCGTGTCGTTTGATGCGTCAGACCTCGCTTCATGGCTTCGGCCCAGCCTGACAAGTGTCGCCCTGCCCCACTACGAACTCGGAAGGATAGCGGTCACTACGCTCCTCGATGCGCCCGCCGGGAAGGGCGGCGAGAGCAACGACGTTCTCGTCCCCATGCCGCTGCATGAGGGAGATTCAATAGCGACGGTGACTTCAGCCGGCCAGATTCAGGAGTAA